From the genome of Phytohabitans rumicis, one region includes:
- a CDS encoding GNAT family N-acetyltransferase: MQPKAEGLHLRHWRADDIDTVYRACQDPAIQRWTGVPSPYLPEHAREYVTAVAPAGWQDGTSAHFAVTDAQTDELLGSCGLPSIDRVRRSAEVGYWVAPWARGRGVATRATRAVSRWAFDELGMKRVIWQAEIGNHASRLVARRAGFRIEGYLRLADAGQEAWVGSLLPGDPTEVDVPELEEQRAAIFGAPQPRLRCGPQPRLDGILRAPDERDIDAMVAACRDPETVRWTTVPNPYERRHAEDFALRVTAAKWARGDGVVYAITDPHDAWVGSIDLSLAPTDPYAGEVGFLVAPESRGRGYAVAALRALAEWGFDELGLARIVWKAHVGNVASRRVAEKAGFTIEGTLRGDLNHRGERKDAWVGGLTR, from the coding sequence GTGCAGCCGAAAGCAGAGGGCCTACACCTCCGGCACTGGCGGGCCGACGACATCGACACGGTCTACCGGGCCTGCCAGGATCCGGCCATCCAGCGGTGGACCGGGGTCCCGTCGCCCTACCTGCCCGAACACGCCCGCGAGTACGTCACCGCGGTCGCCCCGGCGGGGTGGCAGGACGGCACGTCCGCCCATTTCGCGGTGACCGACGCGCAGACCGACGAGCTGCTCGGCTCGTGCGGCCTGCCCTCGATCGACCGGGTACGCCGCTCGGCGGAGGTGGGTTACTGGGTGGCGCCGTGGGCCCGTGGCCGGGGCGTCGCCACGCGGGCCACCCGGGCGGTGTCCCGCTGGGCGTTCGACGAGCTCGGCATGAAGCGCGTGATCTGGCAGGCGGAGATCGGCAACCACGCCTCCCGCCTGGTCGCCCGGCGGGCCGGGTTCCGGATCGAGGGCTACCTGCGGCTCGCCGACGCCGGGCAGGAGGCGTGGGTCGGCTCGCTGCTGCCCGGCGACCCGACCGAGGTGGACGTCCCGGAGCTGGAAGAGCAGCGGGCGGCGATCTTCGGAGCGCCGCAGCCGCGCCTGAGGTGCGGGCCGCAGCCGCGCCTGGACGGCATCCTGCGCGCGCCGGACGAGCGCGACATCGACGCCATGGTCGCCGCCTGCCGGGACCCCGAGACCGTACGTTGGACGACCGTGCCCAACCCGTACGAGCGGCGCCACGCCGAGGACTTCGCGCTGCGGGTCACCGCGGCGAAGTGGGCCCGCGGCGACGGCGTCGTGTACGCGATCACGGACCCGCACGACGCGTGGGTCGGCTCGATCGACCTCAGCCTCGCGCCGACCGACCCGTACGCCGGCGAGGTGGGCTTTCTGGTGGCGCCGGAGTCGCGCGGCCGGGGGTACGCCGTGGCCGCGCTCCGGGCGCTGGCCGAGTGGGGCTTCGACGAGTTGGGGCTGGCCCGGATCGTGTGGAAGGCGCACGTCGGCAACGTCGCGTCCCGCCGGGTGGCGGAGAAGGCGGGGTTCACGATCGAGGGCACGCTCCGCGGTGACCTCAACCACCGCGGCGAGCGCAAGGACGCCTGGGTGGGCGGGCTGACCAGGTGA
- a CDS encoding Rv3235 family protein yields the protein MEQVSACLDRADTLRRARQQARSIRRPSAFVQLKQIRVCEPRPGVAEVAAALALAERTWALAYRLERRRGAWLCTAIRLV from the coding sequence GTGGAGCAGGTGTCCGCCTGCCTGGACCGTGCCGACACGCTGCGCCGCGCCCGGCAGCAGGCCAGATCGATCCGCCGGCCAAGCGCGTTCGTGCAGCTCAAGCAGATACGCGTGTGCGAGCCCCGCCCCGGCGTCGCCGAGGTCGCAGCCGCGCTGGCCCTCGCCGAGCGCACCTGGGCGTTGGCCTACCGCCTCGAACGGCGCCGCGGCGCCTGGCTCTGCACCGCCATCCGTCTGGTGTAA
- the secA gene encoding preprotein translocase subunit SecA, whose amino-acid sequence MSILEKILSAGEGRMLRRLKAVANAVNSLEDEYTDLTDAELRELTDQYRQRIADGESLDDLLPEAFATAREAASRVLGQRHYDVQVMGGAALHFGNIAEMKTGEGKTLTCVLPAYLNALSGKGVHVVTVNDYLAQRDAEWMGRVHRFLGLSVGVIMPNRPSAEHRAAYECDITYGTNNEFGFDYLRDNMAWSKDELVQRGHNFAIVDEVDSILIDEARTPLIISGPAEQSARWYSEFSAVVARLQPGKDGEGDYEVDYAKRTVAITERGVAKVEDRLGIDNLYESVNTPLVGYLNNAIKAKELYKRDKDYIVNDGEVLIVDEFTGRILHGRRYNEGMHQAIEAKEHVEIKQENQTLATITLQNYFRLYEKLSGMTGTAQTEAAEFNKVYTVGVVSIPTHRPMVRLDRPDVIYKTEKAKFHAVVEDIAERHALGQPILVGTVSVENSEILSQLLRRRGIPHAVLNAKFHAKEAEIIAQAGRKGGVTVATNMAGRGTDILLGGNPEYLAANELHQRGLDPVEHEDDYQKALEEIMPRWKLACDAEAEEVAEAGGLYVLGTERHDSRRIDNQLRGRSGRQGDPGESRFYLSLQDDLMKRFRAGAVEAVMERFNIPEDVPIESKMVTRQIKSAQGQIEGQNAEIRKNVLKYDEVLNKQRMVVYAERKRVLDGEDLSDQVNHMINDVIEAYVSGATAEGYAEDWDMDQLWSSLKQLYPVGVTVEDLEDEAGGERNNLDADFLMARLKDDAIEAYGRREEELGTDAVRQLERMVLLQVIDRKWREHLYEMDYLQEGVGLRAYAQRDPLVEYQREGFAMFATMMDGIKEETVGFLFNLEVQVEEAATAPPPASGPAPMPMPDDATIEIKAKGLGRQRPQQPLQYSAPTIDGAAGDGAVFMEQEQDTAPALGLGGPAPARSRRPSPSPSQASSGSGPSRNAPCPCGSGKKYKRCHGAPGAGA is encoded by the coding sequence GTGTCGATTCTGGAAAAGATCCTTAGCGCCGGCGAGGGCCGCATGCTACGGCGGCTGAAGGCGGTCGCCAACGCAGTCAATTCGCTCGAGGATGAGTACACCGACCTGACCGACGCGGAGCTGCGGGAGCTGACCGATCAGTACCGGCAGCGGATCGCGGACGGCGAATCGCTCGACGACCTGTTGCCCGAGGCGTTCGCCACCGCCCGGGAGGCGGCTTCGCGGGTGCTGGGGCAGCGGCACTACGACGTACAGGTGATGGGCGGGGCGGCCCTGCACTTCGGCAACATCGCCGAGATGAAGACCGGTGAGGGCAAGACCCTGACCTGTGTCCTGCCGGCCTACCTCAACGCGCTGTCCGGCAAGGGCGTGCACGTCGTCACGGTCAACGACTACCTGGCCCAGCGCGACGCCGAGTGGATGGGGCGGGTGCACCGGTTCCTGGGCCTGTCCGTGGGCGTGATCATGCCCAACCGGCCCTCCGCCGAGCACCGCGCCGCGTACGAGTGCGACATCACGTACGGCACCAACAACGAGTTCGGCTTCGACTACCTGCGCGACAACATGGCGTGGTCGAAGGACGAGCTGGTGCAGCGCGGCCACAACTTCGCGATCGTCGACGAGGTCGACTCCATCCTGATCGACGAGGCCCGTACCCCGCTGATCATCTCCGGCCCCGCGGAGCAGTCCGCCCGCTGGTACAGCGAGTTCTCCGCGGTGGTGGCCCGACTGCAGCCGGGCAAGGACGGCGAGGGCGACTACGAGGTCGACTACGCCAAGCGCACGGTCGCGATCACCGAGCGCGGCGTGGCCAAGGTCGAAGACCGGCTGGGCATCGACAACCTGTACGAGTCGGTCAACACCCCGCTCGTCGGCTACCTCAACAACGCGATCAAGGCCAAGGAGCTCTACAAGCGGGACAAGGACTACATCGTCAACGACGGCGAGGTCCTGATCGTCGACGAGTTCACCGGCCGCATCCTGCACGGCCGCCGCTACAACGAGGGCATGCACCAGGCCATCGAGGCCAAGGAGCACGTCGAGATCAAGCAGGAAAACCAGACCCTCGCCACGATCACGTTGCAGAACTACTTCCGGCTGTACGAGAAGCTGTCCGGCATGACCGGTACGGCGCAAACCGAGGCCGCCGAGTTCAACAAGGTCTACACCGTCGGCGTGGTCAGCATCCCCACGCACCGGCCGATGGTCCGCCTCGACCGGCCCGACGTCATCTACAAGACGGAAAAGGCCAAGTTCCACGCCGTCGTCGAGGACATCGCCGAGCGGCACGCCCTCGGCCAGCCGATCCTCGTCGGCACCGTCTCGGTGGAAAACTCGGAGATCCTCTCCCAGCTCCTGCGCCGGCGGGGCATCCCGCACGCCGTACTGAACGCGAAGTTCCACGCCAAGGAAGCCGAGATCATCGCGCAGGCCGGGCGCAAGGGCGGCGTCACGGTGGCCACCAACATGGCCGGCCGTGGTACGGACATCCTGCTCGGCGGCAACCCCGAGTACCTGGCCGCCAACGAGTTGCACCAGCGCGGCCTCGACCCGGTCGAGCACGAGGACGACTACCAGAAGGCACTCGAAGAGATCATGCCGCGGTGGAAGCTGGCATGCGACGCCGAGGCCGAAGAGGTCGCCGAGGCCGGTGGGCTGTACGTCCTCGGCACCGAGCGGCACGACTCCCGCCGGATCGACAACCAGCTCCGCGGCCGCTCCGGCCGGCAGGGCGACCCGGGCGAGTCCCGCTTCTACCTGTCCCTTCAGGACGATCTGATGAAGCGGTTCCGGGCCGGGGCGGTCGAGGCCGTCATGGAGCGCTTCAACATCCCCGAAGACGTGCCCATCGAGTCCAAGATGGTCACCCGGCAGATCAAGAGCGCGCAGGGCCAGATCGAGGGCCAGAACGCCGAGATCCGCAAGAACGTCCTCAAGTACGACGAGGTGCTCAACAAGCAGCGCATGGTGGTCTACGCCGAGCGCAAGCGCGTGCTCGACGGCGAGGACCTCAGCGACCAGGTCAACCACATGATCAACGACGTCATCGAGGCGTACGTCAGTGGCGCGACCGCCGAGGGATACGCCGAAGACTGGGACATGGACCAGCTGTGGTCCAGCCTCAAGCAGCTCTACCCCGTCGGCGTGACCGTCGAAGACCTCGAGGACGAGGCCGGCGGCGAGCGCAACAACCTCGACGCCGACTTCCTCATGGCGAGGCTCAAGGACGACGCGATCGAGGCGTACGGCCGGCGCGAGGAGGAGCTCGGTACCGACGCCGTGCGCCAACTGGAGCGCATGGTCCTGCTACAGGTGATCGACCGCAAGTGGCGCGAGCACCTGTACGAGATGGACTACCTCCAGGAGGGCGTCGGCCTGCGCGCGTACGCCCAGCGCGACCCGCTGGTCGAGTACCAGCGCGAGGGCTTCGCCATGTTCGCCACCATGATGGACGGCATCAAGGAGGAGACGGTCGGGTTCCTCTTCAACCTGGAAGTCCAGGTGGAAGAGGCGGCCACGGCTCCGCCCCCGGCGAGCGGCCCCGCGCCGATGCCGATGCCCGACGACGCCACCATCGAGATCAAGGCCAAGGGCCTCGGTCGCCAGCGCCCCCAGCAGCCGCTGCAGTACTCCGCGCCCACCATCGACGGTGCCGCCGGCGACGGCGCGGTGTTCATGGAGCAAGAGCAGGACACCGCTCCGGCGCTGGGGCTAGGCGGTCCCGCGCCAGCCCGGTCGCGACGGCCGTCCCCGTCGCCCAGCCAGGCTTCGAGCGGCTCCGGCCCGTCGCGCAACGCCCCGTGCCCGTGCGGTTCCGGCAAGAAGTACAAGCGCTGCCACGGCGCCCCCGGCGCCGGCGCCTAA
- a CDS encoding helix-turn-helix domain-containing protein encodes MLLSDVAAELNVTDSQVYHMVRSGELPAIKIGGRGQWRVERAKLEEYIQRKYTETAKWVQTNPLVD; translated from the coding sequence CTGCTGCTGTCGGACGTCGCGGCCGAGCTGAACGTCACCGACTCGCAGGTCTACCACATGGTGCGCAGCGGCGAGCTGCCCGCAATCAAGATCGGCGGGCGCGGCCAGTGGCGGGTCGAACGGGCCAAGCTAGAGGAGTACATCCAACGCAAGTACACCGAGACAGCAAAATGGGTCCAGACCAACCCGCTAGTCGACTAG
- a CDS encoding rhodanese-like domain-containing protein yields the protein MTDAVSWFEAKLAFQTDVSDVHEALEKPDPGFVLIDTRDLAAWRQGHIPGAVHLPRRMIPIKAARLLDRDVPVVTYCWGPGCDGATKAALELARRGYQVKEMIGGIEYWIREGFAVETADGLVTRPADPLTAPVQS from the coding sequence ATGACTGACGCCGTGAGCTGGTTCGAAGCGAAGCTGGCCTTCCAGACGGACGTATCGGACGTCCACGAGGCCCTGGAGAAGCCGGACCCTGGCTTTGTCCTCATCGACACCCGCGACCTGGCCGCCTGGCGGCAGGGCCACATCCCAGGCGCCGTGCACCTGCCCCGGCGCATGATCCCGATCAAGGCGGCCCGGCTGCTCGACCGGGACGTGCCGGTGGTGACGTACTGCTGGGGGCCGGGCTGCGACGGGGCCACCAAGGCCGCGCTGGAGCTGGCCCGCCGGGGCTACCAGGTCAAGGAGATGATCGGCGGGATCGAGTACTGGATCCGCGAGGGCTTTGCGGTGGAGACCGCGGACGGGCTGGTGACCAGGCCGGCCGACCCGCTGACCGCCCCGGTGCAGAGCTGA
- a CDS encoding GNAT family N-acetyltransferase yields MIHLRKFREADTDDLVASQDNPRYARSDALHWITFGAPAAWAAGGAAYAIADPATDRLIGGVGVGRVLPERGQGEVDYWVAPWARRRGVATAAAKAACGWAFERGFSRLELLADLANGPSQRIALAAGFQHEGVRRNSGAGRHDLAVWARLADDPPGPTARLLPDLPGGALTDGAVTLRPVGPGDADFLHGLMSLPDVAGTSLPPVVPDREEIELRCARAEGHWLAGERLSLVIVDAATGIPAGELGLYYDDPRTAEATIGYAMLPAWRGRGMPTRAVRLLARWAFTEAGIGRLSAGTLPGNAASQRVLEKAGFRREGYLRGRLPGISRTRVDDVLFGLLAEDLARVQAARAMIP; encoded by the coding sequence GTGATCCACCTCCGCAAGTTCCGCGAGGCGGACACCGATGACCTGGTCGCCAGCCAGGACAACCCGCGCTACGCCAGGAGCGACGCGCTGCACTGGATCACCTTCGGCGCCCCGGCGGCCTGGGCCGCGGGCGGCGCGGCGTACGCCATCGCGGACCCGGCCACCGACCGCCTGATCGGCGGGGTGGGCGTCGGCCGGGTGCTGCCGGAACGCGGCCAGGGCGAGGTGGACTACTGGGTCGCGCCCTGGGCCCGACGGCGCGGGGTGGCGACGGCCGCCGCGAAGGCGGCGTGCGGCTGGGCGTTCGAGCGCGGTTTCAGCCGCCTGGAGCTGCTCGCCGACCTGGCGAACGGGCCGAGCCAGCGGATCGCGCTCGCAGCCGGATTCCAGCACGAAGGGGTGCGACGGAACTCCGGCGCCGGCCGGCATGATCTCGCCGTCTGGGCCCGGCTCGCGGACGATCCGCCCGGACCGACCGCGCGGCTGCTGCCCGACCTGCCGGGCGGCGCGCTCACCGACGGCGCGGTGACGCTCCGGCCGGTCGGCCCCGGCGACGCGGACTTCCTGCACGGGCTGATGTCCCTGCCCGACGTGGCCGGGACCAGCCTGCCGCCGGTGGTGCCGGACCGCGAGGAGATCGAGCTGCGCTGCGCGCGTGCCGAGGGCCACTGGCTCGCCGGCGAGCGGCTCAGCCTGGTGATCGTGGACGCCGCCACCGGCATCCCGGCTGGCGAGCTCGGCCTCTACTACGACGACCCGCGCACGGCCGAGGCCACGATCGGGTACGCCATGCTGCCGGCCTGGCGAGGCCGCGGCATGCCCACGCGGGCCGTGCGGCTGCTGGCCCGCTGGGCGTTCACGGAGGCGGGCATCGGCCGGTTGAGCGCGGGGACGCTCCCGGGCAACGCCGCCTCCCAGCGGGTGCTGGAGAAGGCCGGCTTCCGGCGCGAAGGCTACCTGCGCGGCCGGTTGCCGGGCATCTCCCGCACCCGCGTCGACGATGTGCTCTTCGGCCTACTGGCCGAAGACCTCGCGCGGGTTCAGGCGGCTAGGGCGATGATCCCGTAG
- a CDS encoding Lrp/AsnC family transcriptional regulator, whose product MTAESPVLDQTDWRILEALQRDGRMSFADLARAVAMSPSAVTERVRRLEESGVIAGYRATVSPERVGLSILAFVRLRYPTGNYRPFHALLDSTPEIIEAHHVTGEDCFVLKVVARSMRHLEEVNGRISGLGAVTTSVVYSSPLAGRTVDSQAVDGKLKQ is encoded by the coding sequence ATGACCGCTGAATCACCGGTGCTCGACCAGACCGACTGGCGGATCCTGGAGGCCCTGCAGCGCGACGGCCGGATGAGCTTCGCCGACCTGGCCCGCGCGGTCGCGATGTCGCCGAGCGCGGTCACCGAACGGGTACGCCGGCTGGAAGAGTCCGGCGTGATCGCGGGCTACCGGGCCACCGTCTCGCCGGAGCGGGTGGGCCTGTCGATCCTCGCGTTCGTCCGCCTGCGCTACCCGACCGGTAACTACCGCCCGTTCCACGCGCTGCTCGACTCCACCCCCGAGATCATCGAGGCGCACCACGTGACCGGCGAGGACTGCTTCGTGCTCAAGGTGGTGGCCCGCTCGATGCGCCACCTGGAAGAGGTCAACGGACGGATCAGCGGGCTCGGCGCGGTCACCACCAGCGTCGTCTACTCCAGCCCACTCGCAGGCCGTACGGTGGACTCTCAAGCAGTCGATGGCAAACTGAAGCAGTGA